The Rhodothermales bacterium genome includes a window with the following:
- a CDS encoding FliI/YscN family ATPase, with translation MSFLSHCQARLRQMRPAIQTYGRVQSVIGLLIEASSVQAAVGEVCYIYESDHPRSRRIKAEVVGVRGETSILMPLEVTIGLRAGCLVQRSAIPLTIQVGEALLGRVIDANGHPIDNKGPLLLDDAQQVHREPPSPMERRMIDTALPTGVRAIDAMLTLGRGQRIGIFSGSGVGKSTLLGMIARNARADVNVIGLIGERGREVQEFIVDNLGEEGLARSVVVAVTGDQAAMHRVKGASVTLAIAEFFRDLGKDVLLMMDSVTRVAMAQREIGLAVGEPPTTRGYTPSVFAMLPRLLERAGPGTRGTITGIFTVLVDSDDMNDPISDAVRGILDGHIVLSRRIAESGHYPAIDVLQSVSRLMPRVTAREDQAVATRARQLLAAYQSIEDLLRIGAYEKGSDPTTDRAIAAHGPLKRFLQQSMHEAASTRPIEALRQALQEGANG, from the coding sequence ATGTCCTTCCTTTCCCATTGCCAGGCGCGCCTCCGCCAGATGCGGCCGGCGATCCAGACATACGGGCGCGTGCAGTCCGTGATAGGCCTCCTCATCGAAGCCAGCTCCGTCCAGGCCGCCGTCGGCGAGGTCTGTTACATCTACGAAAGCGATCATCCACGGAGCCGGCGCATCAAGGCCGAGGTCGTGGGCGTCCGCGGCGAAACCAGCATCCTGATGCCGCTCGAGGTGACGATCGGGCTTCGTGCCGGCTGCCTCGTCCAACGCTCGGCCATTCCACTGACGATCCAGGTTGGTGAAGCCCTGCTAGGGCGTGTGATCGATGCCAACGGGCACCCGATCGACAACAAAGGCCCCCTCCTCCTCGACGACGCACAGCAGGTCCACCGCGAACCGCCCTCCCCCATGGAGCGTCGGATGATCGACACCGCGCTGCCGACCGGCGTACGCGCCATCGACGCCATGCTGACGCTCGGGCGCGGCCAGCGAATCGGCATCTTCTCAGGATCCGGCGTCGGCAAGAGTACACTGTTGGGGATGATCGCGCGTAATGCCCGGGCCGACGTCAACGTGATCGGGCTGATCGGGGAACGCGGCCGCGAGGTGCAGGAATTCATCGTCGACAACCTCGGTGAAGAAGGCCTGGCGCGATCCGTCGTCGTCGCCGTCACGGGGGACCAGGCCGCCATGCACCGCGTCAAGGGCGCCAGTGTGACGCTGGCCATCGCGGAGTTTTTCCGAGACCTGGGCAAGGACGTGTTGCTCATGATGGACTCCGTCACGCGTGTCGCGATGGCGCAACGGGAGATCGGCCTCGCTGTCGGCGAGCCGCCGACGACGCGCGGCTACACGCCCAGCGTATTTGCCATGCTCCCCCGGCTCCTCGAGCGCGCGGGCCCCGGTACCCGCGGCACCATAACGGGCATCTTTACGGTGCTGGTGGATAGCGACGACATGAACGACCCGATCAGCGACGCCGTCCGCGGCATCCTGGATGGCCACATCGTGCTCAGCCGGCGCATCGCCGAATCCGGCCACTACCCGGCCATCGATGTGCTCCAGAGCGTGAGCCGGCTCATGCCGCGAGTGACGGCCCGTGAAGATCAGGCGGTAGCCACGCGCGCGCGCCAGCTGCTCGCCGCGTACCAGTCAATCGAAGACCTGCTGCGTATCGGCGCCTACGAAAAAGGCTCCGACCCGACGACGGACCGCGCCATCGCCGCCCACGGCCCACTCAAGCGCTTCCTGCAACAAAGTATGCACGAAGCCGCCTCCACCCGCCCGATCGAAGCCCTGCGGCAGGCCCTCCAGGAAGGCGCAAACGGGTGA
- a CDS encoding flagellar hook capping FlgD N-terminal domain-containing protein has product MLIPELSNSLDPRSAASPVSNDTLDRDDFLLLLVTQLSNQDPLNPMDGQQFAAQLAQFSSLEQLININDGMATNAQLNGLLAQSINSGVAAGLIGKEVEAVGDTFTFNGEESQTMHYELEHAAAAVSIDVFDEAGRKVRTIDAGPQGKGERSGAWDGKDEAGETVPAGKYTFKVNATDSTGASITATQLMRGTVDRVSFSQGGILLWIGDESIVMGNVRSVIG; this is encoded by the coding sequence ATGTTAATCCCAGAATTGAGTAACTCGCTCGATCCGCGGTCGGCCGCTTCGCCGGTCAGCAACGACACGCTGGACCGGGACGACTTCCTGTTGCTCCTTGTGACCCAGCTAAGCAACCAGGACCCGCTGAACCCGATGGACGGGCAACAGTTCGCGGCCCAGCTGGCGCAGTTCTCCTCGCTCGAACAGCTGATCAACATCAACGACGGCATGGCGACTAACGCCCAGCTGAACGGGTTGCTGGCCCAGAGCATCAACTCGGGTGTCGCCGCCGGCCTGATCGGCAAGGAGGTCGAAGCCGTCGGCGATACCTTCACCTTCAACGGAGAGGAGAGCCAGACGATGCACTACGAGTTGGAACATGCGGCGGCGGCCGTTTCAATCGATGTGTTCGACGAAGCGGGCCGGAAGGTGCGGACGATCGACGCCGGCCCTCAAGGCAAGGGCGAACGTAGCGGCGCCTGGGACGGCAAGGACGAGGCCGGCGAGACGGTGCCCGCCGGGAAATACACGTTCAAAGTCAACGCCACCGATAGTACTGGCGCCAGCATTACGGCCACACAGCTCATGCGCGGCACCGTGGACCGCGTCAGCTTCAGCCAGGGCGGCATTCTGCTCTGGATCGGCGACGAGTCCATCGTGATGGGCAACGTACGATCCGTGATCGGCTGA
- a CDS encoding flagellar hook protein FlgE has product MIRSLTSGVSGLVNHQTRMDVVGNNIANVNTIAFKRSRTAFNEMLAQEVSSNSFNASYVGLGIGLNAIDVSWTQGALETTNNPTDLAISGDGFFIVRDGPRELLTRSGNFTFNRAGELITPSGLKVQGFAIDKTTGLPDMTQLSDVSIDLAAGSPPRFTSEVSVAGNLDAAMSDNGGVAPETYEMSTIVFDEQGNKYPMVFSFEKISADGADPDQFQVTVTGDPAAAPFGGASTVFTVEFGTDGLLQSVDGVATTDPAFALPTIGWDPAFVNITGADAIEIDLSGITHFRETSSVVVTDQNGTSSGKLVGFGFNLDGILELNFDNGHQVEVFQLAMGNANNIRGLETLGNNLYSATENSGIIKRGRAGVEMSADIVSGALEMSNVDLTNEFAEMIKTQRGFQAAARVIRTADELLTEIVNLKR; this is encoded by the coding sequence ATGATACGTTCATTAACCAGCGGAGTCTCCGGACTTGTGAATCACCAGACACGCATGGATGTCGTTGGTAACAACATTGCGAACGTCAACACCATTGCGTTCAAGCGGAGCCGCACCGCATTTAATGAGATGCTTGCCCAAGAGGTATCCAGCAATTCGTTTAACGCCTCGTACGTCGGGCTCGGAATAGGACTCAACGCGATTGACGTGAGCTGGACTCAGGGCGCACTCGAGACGACGAACAATCCGACCGATCTCGCTATCAGCGGCGACGGCTTCTTTATCGTCCGCGACGGGCCGCGCGAGCTGCTGACGCGTTCCGGCAACTTCACCTTTAACCGCGCCGGCGAACTGATCACCCCCAGCGGCCTCAAAGTACAGGGCTTCGCGATCGACAAGACCACCGGCCTCCCCGACATGACCCAGTTGAGCGACGTCTCCATCGACCTGGCGGCCGGATCGCCGCCGCGCTTCACATCCGAGGTGTCCGTCGCCGGCAACCTGGACGCCGCGATGTCCGACAACGGTGGCGTCGCCCCGGAAACGTACGAAATGTCTACCATCGTCTTCGACGAGCAGGGCAACAAGTACCCGATGGTCTTCTCCTTCGAGAAGATAAGCGCGGACGGCGCGGACCCCGACCAGTTCCAGGTCACCGTCACCGGCGACCCAGCGGCGGCGCCGTTTGGCGGTGCATCGACCGTTTTCACGGTCGAGTTCGGCACAGACGGCCTGCTCCAATCGGTTGATGGCGTCGCCACGACCGACCCGGCCTTCGCCCTCCCGACGATTGGCTGGGACCCAGCCTTTGTAAACATCACAGGCGCGGACGCGATCGAGATCGACCTCTCGGGCATAACTCATTTCCGTGAGACCAGTTCGGTGGTCGTGACCGATCAGAACGGCACGTCCTCCGGCAAGTTGGTGGGCTTCGGGTTCAACCTCGATGGTATACTCGAGCTCAACTTCGACAATGGCCATCAGGTGGAGGTGTTCCAGCTTGCGATGGGCAACGCCAACAACATCAGGGGCCTCGAGACCCTGGGCAATAACCTGTATAGCGCCACCGAGAACTCCGGCATTATCAAACGCGGCCGTGCCGGCGTCGAAATGAGCGCGGACATTGTGTCCGGGGCGCTTGAGATGAGCAACGTGGACCTCACGAACGAATTCGCCGAGATGATCAAAACGCAGCGCGGCTTCCAGGCGGCGGCGCGTGTGATCCGGACGGCGGACGAACTGCTGACGGAAATCGTGAACTTGAAGCGGTAG
- a CDS encoding chemotaxis protein CheW — protein sequence MSPHPDDHSNLLQIVSFVIGEEEFGVDILNVQEIIRPVEITRVPNTADFVVGVINLRGKIVPVVDLRKRFGMPRRERDKNTRIVVIEIQDQVVGFMIDMVRQVIRLDRGTIEPPPELATGKGAQYIRGVARLDDRLLTLIDLEVLLRDDTQAVLDSVPQRAAA from the coding sequence ATGAGCCCGCATCCCGACGACCATTCCAACCTCCTTCAGATCGTCAGCTTCGTCATCGGAGAAGAAGAGTTTGGCGTAGATATCCTCAACGTACAGGAGATCATCCGCCCTGTCGAGATCACGCGGGTGCCCAATACGGCCGACTTCGTCGTCGGGGTGATCAACCTCCGGGGCAAGATCGTCCCCGTCGTCGACCTGCGAAAACGGTTCGGGATGCCGCGGCGCGAACGCGACAAGAATACCCGCATCGTCGTCATCGAAATCCAGGACCAGGTGGTCGGCTTCATGATCGACATGGTCCGACAAGTCATCCGCCTGGACCGTGGCACCATCGAGCCGCCCCCCGAACTCGCCACGGGCAAAGGCGCCCAGTACATCCGCGGCGTGGCGCGCCTGGACGATCGTCTCCTCACCCTTATCGACCTCGAAGTACTGCTGCGCGACGACACGCAGGCCGTGCTAGATTCCGTCCCGCAACGCGCCGCCGCCTGA
- a CDS encoding CheR family methyltransferase has protein sequence MSTLDHLALTLTDELFEQFRQLIYSKTGIYFQDNKRYLLETRLGKRLLELGYPDFKTYFDLLSRRNNPQEIPTCVNILTINETFFFRAIRQFEILETEILPKIVASRLKQTKNVVRLWSAACSSGEEAYTLAMILNERFKTRFPQVRFDIVGTDINTEVLARAEEGVYSAYAIRNVPPAYLANYFKKENDLYHLSPEIKKMVRFRRLNLFDRAEMLGMSGIDIAFCANVLIYFDRQSKSQAVTSIYNSINPEGCFFLGYSENLYGIEHGFVPLRMDGIMIYRRER, from the coding sequence ATGTCTACACTCGACCACTTGGCCCTCACGCTGACCGACGAGTTGTTTGAGCAATTCCGGCAATTGATCTACTCGAAGACGGGGATCTATTTTCAGGACAACAAACGCTACCTGCTCGAAACACGCCTCGGCAAGCGCCTGCTCGAACTCGGTTATCCGGATTTCAAGACCTATTTCGATCTCTTGAGCCGGCGCAACAACCCGCAAGAAATCCCGACGTGCGTGAACATCCTCACGATCAACGAGACGTTTTTCTTCCGTGCCATCCGCCAGTTCGAGATCCTCGAAACGGAGATCCTCCCCAAAATCGTCGCCTCGCGGCTCAAGCAAACCAAAAATGTGGTGCGCCTCTGGAGCGCAGCCTGTTCGAGCGGAGAGGAGGCCTACACGCTGGCCATGATTCTCAACGAGCGCTTCAAGACGCGTTTCCCACAGGTGCGTTTCGACATCGTCGGCACGGACATCAACACGGAGGTGCTGGCCCGCGCCGAAGAAGGAGTGTACAGCGCGTATGCCATCCGAAACGTCCCGCCGGCGTATCTGGCCAACTATTTCAAGAAGGAAAACGACCTGTACCACCTCTCGCCGGAGATCAAAAAGATGGTGCGTTTTCGCCGGCTGAACCTGTTCGACCGGGCCGAGATGCTCGGCATGTCCGGCATCGATATCGCCTTCTGCGCCAACGTGCTCATCTACTTCGACCGCCAGTCCAAAAGCCAGGCCGTCACCTCCATATATAACAGCATAAACCCGGAAGGGTGCTTCTTCCTCGGCTACTCGGAAAATCTGTACGGGATCGAGCATGGCTTCGTCCCGCTCCGCATGGACGGCATCATGATTTACCGACGGGAACGCTGA